A single genomic interval of Lathyrus oleraceus cultivar Zhongwan6 chromosome 7, CAAS_Psat_ZW6_1.0, whole genome shotgun sequence harbors:
- the LOC127103201 gene encoding uncharacterized protein LOC127103201, which produces MRTDTRDIFLKADDNIKLHIKEQLRKISYPETTDMKPQSQPVKTKGAPKKMKPTSNENSTTLPPSDFEHVDKVFPDSQTPKSQKNVVKEARISKPPHTPPPPKIPFIDEIPVFMHKYIERIVNVVGDGNCGYRVVSTLLSKGEDNYTRILHQLIQELRTHKESYTWLYKKK; this is translated from the coding sequence ATGAGAACTGATACAAGAGATATTTTTTTGAAAGCTGATGACAACATAAAACTCCACATCAAAGAACAATTGAGGAAGATTTCCTATCCGGAAACCACCGACATGAAACCACAATCTCAACCGGTAAAAACAAAAGGTGCTCCAAAGAAAATGAAGCCTACATCGAATGAAAATTCGACTACACTGCCTCCTTCAGATTTTGAACACGTGGACAAAGTGTTTCCCGACTCACAAActccaaaatctcaaaaaaatgTTGTCAAAGAAGCTCGCATTAGCAAACCACCTCATACGCCGCCTCCACCCAAAATTCCATTCATCGACGAGATTCCCGTTTTTATGCATAAATACATCGAGCGGATCGTCAATGTTGTGGGGGATGGAAATTGCGGTTATCGAGTAGTTTCAACTTTACTCAGTAAAGGAGAAGATAATTATACACGTATCCTCCATCAACTTATCCAAGAATTAAGGACACATAAAGAATCATACACATGGTTGtacaaaaagaaataa
- the LOC127103202 gene encoding uncharacterized protein LOC127103202: MDPIKYIFEKPALTSRVARWKMALIEYDIQHVTEKSIKKTVSSDYLAHQPLEDYWSTRFEFPDEDIMLIRDYNIPEPEEGLEPGARWTLVFDGASNTHGNGIGEIITSLTCSYLPFTARLCFKCTNNMVEYEACIFDIEAAIDLRIKILEFYGDSILVISQVKGDWEARDHKLIPYKEHVLKLI, from the coding sequence atggacccaatcaagtacatcttcgagaagcctgctctaaccAGTAGAGTAGCCCGTTGGAAAATGGCTTTAATTGAGTATGACATCCAACATGTCACTGAAAAATCTATCAAAAAGACTGTATCGTCCGACTATCTGGCACATCAACCTTTGGAGGACTACTGGTCTACGCGCTTCGAGTTCCCCGACGAGGACATCATGCTGATAAGAGACTACAACATACCTGAACCTGAGGAAGGACTAGAACCTGGAGCCCGGTGGACTctggtatttgatggagcttctaacACTCATGGCAATGGCATTGGGGAAATCATCACCTCCCTAACATGTTCTTACTTACCCTTCACTGCAAGGTTGTGTTTCAAATGTACTAATAATATGGTAGAATACGAGGCATGTATCTTCGACATTGAAGCTGCgattgatcttaggatcaaaattctTGAATTCTACGGAGATTCAATCTTGGTCATCAGccaagtcaaaggagattgggaAGCTCGAGATCACAAGCTCATCCCTTACAAGGAGCATGTCCTGAAACTGATCTAA